Below is a window of Pochonia chlamydosporia 170 chromosome 7, whole genome shotgun sequence DNA.
GGAAGATCGGTAAACCCCAAGAGTTCGACTACATCGTCGTTGGCGGAGGAGCGGCGGGTACTGTCATAAGCTACCGCTTAGCTGAAGTTGGATATGATGTGGCTTTGATCGAAGCTGGCGAATACCATGAGTACTCTAAGCCCGCCTTTGGATCTGTCCCTGGACTTGGGGCCGTGTTTGCTGGCGCCAGTGCTTTGACGCAGTTCAACTGGACCGACTGGGAATTATACGCAGAGACACGGGATAGTACAGGTGGCCGAATGATTCATATACCTCAGGGTAAAGGCATTGGCGGTTCTTCGTCTCTTAATTATATGTTGTACGGTATCCCGCCCTGGAGCTTCTTCGATAAATGGGCGGACATGGTCCAGGACGAGAGCTACAGGTGAGAATGCAACCCCTAATAAGAGCTAGTAatcaagaaaagaagaatacTAAGATCTTGCCCGTTATGTAAAGATCAGATAACTTTCAGCAATTCTATGCCAGAAGCGCAACGGCTACCAACCGCACGCATTCGGCTGGACTGTCGGTATGGAATGACACTCGTGTCTTTGACAATACGGATGGGCCCATTCAACTCAGCTACACAAACTTCATATCACCATGGACACATTGGCTAAAAAGGGGCTTGGACGCCACTGGGTTCAGGCGGCCAGTCGACACTGAACCCTCCAGTTTGCCTTTCTATCTCCAGCCCCAACTGACAGTGCGGCCAGATGATGCCTCAAAGAGTACAGCCTCAGAATTCATTCTCAAGGCGAAATTGACGAACCTGGCAAGATTAAGGGTATTCACGAGCACAGAAGTAACCAAAATATTCTTCGAGAAAAGCAAGGCCACTGGAGTATACGTCACTTCCTCTGGAAATGAATCTCTGCTCAAAGCAACAAGGGAAGTCATACTCTCTGCTGGCGCTGTAAAGTCGCCCCATCTTTTGATGGTGTCGGGGATAGGCCCGGAGGATATCCTGAGGgagcacaacatcaccacgATATCCTCTTTACGGGGTGTTGGTCAGAATCTGCAGGATCATGTCTATTTCGGCGTGTCATATcctgttgctgttgagacGGCTGATGCTAGTGTCACCAACATCGAAGGATTCAACAAATCGCTGCGACGATATGAAGCATCCGCGAATGGTATACTCAGCTCCAATGGCCTCgagttgcttgcttttgAGAAGCTGCCTCCGAAATATCGTCATTTTTCGGCACAAACCGATGCTCATCTCTCCGAGATTGGACGAGACTGGCCAGAAGTAGAGTATATATCCGCCAACGGTTACATTGGCAGCTATCAAAGCGACTTGTTCCAGTCATTCAACGGTACCAACCATGCCACCATCCTAGCCACCCTTTctgcaccaacatcaagggGCAATATCACAATTCAAGCTGCAGACATGTCACAACCGCCCATTATATCCCCAAACTGGCTAGAGTCCAAAGCCGACCAAGAAGTAGCAATCGCATTGTTCAGGCGTGCACGAGATATATTTCTATCTCCCGTGCTACGAAGCATCCGCTTGGGAGTCGAATCGTGGCCTGGACCGGACGTACAGACGGACCAACAAATCCTTGACACGGTTCGGAGATCATTTTTCACGTCTGGCCACTTGGCTGGAACATGTAGAATGGGCCAAAGAGGTGACGAGGCCGCCGTCGTCGACAACGCAGCCCGTGTGCTTGGTGTTCAGGGCTTACGAGTGGTGGATGCGAGTTCGCTGCCCATATTACCACCAGGCCATCCCATTGCGACGATGTACGCCTTTGCAGAGAAGATTGCCGACTCTATAATCCGCGAACAAATCGGCATAACATGACCGGCCCTCAAGAGCAGACATCGCACTGCAAGACCTGGCCGATATCTATTCCGGATACACCATCTTCCTACTCacgcctccatcaacaaccatTTCCACGCCACTCACACCATCCGCATCAACCAAATACTCAACCGccctcaccacatcctccacccTGCCCACTCTCCCCGTCAAATGCCACCGCATATCCTCCTCGCTCAGCCCGTCCTTCCACCTCCCACCTTTCTCATCCGCCTCCCTAcactcatcaccaacatgaaTCCACCCCGGCACAAGAGCATTCACCCTCACCCCTCTCCCACCCAACGACACCGCCATGCTCTGCGTCAGCCCCAGCAAACCCGCCTTGGTCGTGGAATACGCCTCATTATCAGGCTCGCTCATCAAAGCCCTCGTCGACGAGACATGTATCACGCATCCCCTCGCCGCAATCAGCATATCCAGACACGCCTGCGTCATTAGCATCGGCGCCGTGAGATTCGTCTCAATGCTCTTGTTCCACTCCTCCAGCGTCATGTCCTGAAGGGAGAGACCGCCCACGCCTCCCGTGTAAGCGGCGTTGTTAACCAGACAGTCGAGATggccgccaaagaaggacCGCGCTTCTTTGACGGCAGAGGTAATGGCGCTGGGGGAGCGGAGGTCCGCTGCGTAGGTGGAAAATACTTGGGAGGAATGGGATTTTGATAATACGCTGGCTGTGTGTTCTAGTTCAGTTGTGTCGTGGtcgatgaggaagacgcGGTTGTTGGAGGCGAGGAGGTGGCGGGTGAGGCCGCGGCCGATACCGCGAGCTGCGCCTGTGATGAGGAAGTTTTTGGGCATGATGGGTTTTGAGATGTTGGGAATGAGAATGACGGTTGTGAAGATGTAAGTGAGAAGTTGGGTTCCTGATGTAATTGATGGCATTTAGTGCCCCACATCTGTTCTAACTCTGTCCTGTACTCGCGAGAGGTAATTGCCCAGAACACACTAAGAAAATATATGCTACGATCATGTGCAGTGCTGCGAGTATCGTGGTGTAATTCGTAACCTAAATCCGTGACCTTGCACTGCAAAAAGTCATGAGCATTCCGCGGCATTAACGATCGCGCAAGGCAAACGAAGACTGGAAAGTAGAAAGGGTAGGAAATCATATTCGCTAAACTCAGGTATACATTCTGAGATCAAAAAGAAAGGTCCAACTGCTTGTACCGTGTTCCAAAGCAATGGCGACGCTCCCAAACGTTTTCTCGCCACTTCCTGGCCTGCAAATAATACGAATCAGATTGAAACGACAGACACCATAAAGCAAACCATACCGGCCTTCTCCTCCTTAGAATCATACTCTGTGTATGGACACACAACTAGGTTTGTCTTGTAATTCGGAAGCCAAGACTTTGGGCAATATGGCGCCCCTCTCGGCATGGCTCGAATTAGGCCGCTTCTTGTGGCAGCTCAGTGACGCTAGATTGGTAACTTAACTTTGCATCCTAGACCAGGTTAGCAGACGACGCTCAAAGGTAATGTCTAAGATATTTCATACAAGCTCATAAACCCCTGCGGCCGCCCACTTCCTAGCCTTCGTCATCAACTCGTTAAGCCAATACGTCCCCAGTCCAAGGATCCACGACTGTCCGTCCGTCTTCTCCAAGAGAAGCAGTGAGTGAGCTTGCCGCTGCCGACCTATCTCGGCTTTCCCCAACTCGAAGTAACAATCCGAGAGACTGAGTTCCGCAATCAAAGGCATAAACGACTGACGATCCCACTTCCCCTTTTGTTCGTCCACGTCCATCTTGTTCGCACAATAATCAATCATCTGGTTCCAGTACATAATGGCCGGATAATAGTCGCCCCTCAAATGATGAATACGCGCGAGGACCGTCATGACGAATGCCACACGGAACTTTTCAAAGTGCCACAAGTTTCCAAAACTGAAGAAGTGCTCCAGCAGCTGTTGCATGAGGGCTTCGCTTTCGGCGTATTTTTCCTGCAACATAAGGCTTTCGCCGAGGAGCATTTCTAGATACATGGTGTCACTGCGGCGATTTGGGGTCCTCGTCTCCATCGATTGGTACACTGGCCGGGCTGCTAGGTATGTGCGAAGGATTTCTTCCGCTTCCGCAGCACGATCTTGCTCCATGAGTGTATGTGCAAGGTCGCCGGCGGACCAACCCTCCGGCTGCGTGCCCTTGGCGGCATACTTGTCGAGGTACACTTTGAACTGGGTCTCGGATTCGGCCCATTCACCATGATCTTTGAGCACTTTGCCGAGAATGCGGGCTTGTGCTCCGAGAGCGAATGTTTCCTTGCGGCTCGGTGCTTCCGGTTTGAGCGGAGACCAAGATTTCAAGAGTGCCTTGCTCCGCACGAACTGTTCTGATCCAGAACCAACTTCTGTGACTAGGAGTTCTGCCAGAGTAGAATGGATGATCCCTATCTCCGCGTTGGTCAATTCGTCGATGGTGGTCTGGTTAGATTGTTGTGCTTGCTTGACAGAATCGAGGAACTTCTCGCACTCTCTGATGCCACCAGCGTAATTTCCGTTTTCATAGTAGGTAATGACGAGACGAACTGACAAAGCTCGGGCTTTGAGGCCCAAGTGTGTCGAATCCTTTAGAAGTTCGTCTATCCAAGCGAGAAGGTACGCATTCTTCTTTGGTTCACCTTGCCCGTACGTCAAGTcaccatcaagaacaagtTTGGCAACAACCTCGCGAGGTCGCAGTCGCCCGGCGACTTGTTGAACAGACTGCGGTGAGGCAAAGGAGTCCAAAAAGTCAATGGACAGATCATTGTCAGGGTGCTTGAATGATTCGTATGCGTAGATAATATGTGGAATGTATGCTCTCGTCAACACGCCGTCTCTGTCAGGTGTTAGTGCGGGAGTAAACGAACTGTGTTCACGACTTGAACATACCTCTTCTCCAGAATATACTCATCCGCTGGGAAAGCATGTGCCAGGAACAAAAGTGCCTCTGCACAATGCTTGCGGCGTAGGTCCCGAGACATGCGATGCTTGGCACATTTGTGATACAGAGGATGCAGCGTGAAGGAGCTACCGGCCCCGTCTTCAGCAGATCCAAAAGTAATAATGGACAGAGACATTAAATCCTCGAGAGCATCCCAAAGCCTGATCGGATTGTTGATCAATTTGATTAGTGCCTCTGGAACATAATTCTCCTGAGGTGTAACTGTCATTGCTTCGCCATTGGAACCCCAGCTCAGCTGACTTGTTACGCCTCTTTTTAGAAACGCTTCGGTGACCTCGGCTCTGTTCAAGAAGATGAGCAAGCTGAGTAGAGCGGAGGCATCTGGTCGAGTATCAATTTCTTTGAAGTTGAGCTCCAGCGCACCGCTGACAGAACGTTCATAGTTCGAAAACGGCCGAGGTTGGTCCAACAGTTCTTTTTGGTATTCATGAAACAGAGAGGCATATTCAGTGACACTTTTTCGCCGAACGCTCATATATGCTCCCGCCGAATCTATTGCCAATGGTAAATGTCCAATTTCTGCTAAAAGTGtcttggctgcttcggcTTCCCCCTCGTTGGAAGGATCCAGTCCTGATCGAGCAAAGAGAAGCTCTTGGGAGGCTTCGGGAGTTAGAGACCGGACATGCAATGCTGCCCGAATAAAttcattctcatcaacacGTGAGTCTTGGGTTGTGACGATGATGTGACCCCTGTGGGCGAGACGAGAGAGGTATGGCGATACGTCTTGTAAATGATTAGCGTTGTCGAGAATGAGTAGCCACCGATCTTCCTGAGACgtcaaccaagccaaaattTTCTCAACAAAGTTTTCGTCCTTGTCCACGGACTCGCAAACTCGATGCTGCATTTGTCTGAAGTCGTTGCGTAAGACTTCAGCAGATGCAGCGTTGGCGAAAAACACCCACTCATACAGGTGAGAATGGTCTACAGCATATTTGATGGCCAACTGCGTCTtaccaactcctccaacccCGTGCAGGGCCACCGCCTGGGGCACGTAGTTGTCCTCATCTCCCAGCCAATTGTGAAGACTTGCCAGTTCATCGTGGCGGCCAATAAAATACCTGCCTGGCCGAAAAGGAACGAATATATGGTTGTGTTCCTTCATTCTCTTCGGCTTTGGGGCATTTCTAATTTTGTCCACAAGTTTCTTGAGGCTGTCAAAGACTAATCGGAATCTCTCATCGCTGGAATTTCTGAACTTGACGAGGTTTATATGATCACCGTTCAAGCAGATTGCTTCCTCGTTCTCGATGAAAAGCTGAGCTGACGCTTTCTCCACAATCTGAGGGCGACTCATATTAGGCCAAAAAGGTTATTCGTACAGAGTGGGACATATGGAATGGAACAAAACTGACCTTGGTGCCTCGGAATAGTCTATTTCGTCTTGTCCTCTCCCCTTCATAAAAGCTGGTGCATGGGATGGATTTCTCCCGAACAAAGCTTTTGAAGTCTGAGTCGAGCTCCAAGCTGTGGAACGCAGTGTTAGTTTATCACTCTGAAGATACTGGGAAGTGCAGCGAGGAACAATGGTATAACGACGAAGCCGTTGTGTTTGACTGAAGCAAGAGACAACTTACAGCTTTGGCGAAGACGTGCACAGATCGCGAATAAAGTTATTCGGCGGATCCACAATTATCTTCGAAAAGACTTCGAAGATGGAGACGAAGTCTGCGAGATGGCTCCCGCAATGTGGCGTTGCAAAGAAGACGAACCCCTTTGCACAGCTCGCAATGAGTTTTGCCTCTGGGGTGGGCAGAGTAACGGCCTATAAGCCATGGCGAACAGCATTGGTTAGCAGTGAGGCTTAGACAAACGACCAGAAGGATGGCAACAAGGGAAATTCGAGTGAAGGAAACGAGGGGCAAGACAAGAGTTGGGATGAGAGACCCTGGCTGCAGCTTTGGTTTGATGCCGCATCCCAAGTCGAGTTGGGTGTTGATTCTTGGACAAGCTGACTGATTGGACTGCCAGCTAGCTCAAGGAGTCAAGGGAGCTCAACAGCTGAATGATGACAAACCACGTGCCTTTTTGACTATTAAGCCACCCAGCGAATGGGCAAGAAAGACAATTGGACGTATTTTCTCCTGCCATGGAAATTATCGGTCAGCTCACATAAACTATTGGATCTCGACCAGCACCTTGTCAAGCACGTCGTCCGGGTCTTACCTCTTCGTGTGTGCGGTGACTGTTCAGTCCCGCAATAAGCTGCGTTGCAACATCTTCGAAATCCAACTCGGCATTGTTACTCGTCTTTTTGGCGTTGAACCCAAAGGCCAGAGTACGCACTTGGGGGAGCCTGTCTGGGAGCAGATCACGAATCCAGAATGTACCTGTTTGCGAGTGCGTCCAGGTTTTGAAAGCGTGGCCACCCAAGCCGTGAATACTCACGAAGCTGTAAGACAAGTCAGTTTGAGTTAGCCCTGCCATGACCAACATCATCTGCAGTTTGGATACATACTCGACCGATATGTCCTTGGGAGCAACCGGCGATCCCTGCCGCAAGTCGTGAACTCCATACACTGGCTCACTGTTCACCATACTGGCTGATAGGGCTCGCCTTGGGAGATAAAGATAGGCTGACAATATTCttcaacaaacaacaaacgGGCCGATATGTGggggttgaagttgatgaaagatgatgacgggTTGGCGAAACATTCAAGATGTAAGGATTTATGGCATGAGCCCCCGGGAACAACAACTCAAGGCTGCGCGGCCTGTCGAATGACTGCTTGCCAGCAATTGGAATCGCCTTGTTGGCGTGGCCTGCTTTTCAGCCTTGAAAGTCCGCATCTCGATTCCCCAATTCCCCAAAGCATCACAGCCCCAGCCTTGGAAGGGGGGCGCCTCTTCCGGTTCGTAGCCGTCAGTACGGGACAGTAACAGCTCAGCCGCATGGCGAAATATTTGTTACAGATCATGTACACGGAGGTGTGGGTGGTGGCGAATGAGCAATAGTTTGGCGACTCTTCACATGCAGGGCGTTTTTGATGGCGCTCATTGCAGCACGTTGGGAGGTGGTGAGAGCCTCCAAACTTGCTCTTGAACAGCACATCAGCCCAAGTAGCTGTGTAAACGCCTGCCATGCTGCGTGTCGCCGGAAGTACAGGATTGTGCTTGGGCTGCCAGCGCATGGAGTCATCACATCACGTTCCCACGAGGCCATGGTTCCTCGGTGTTGAACGATGAGATGAAGGCGAAGCCAGACAATTTTCCAAACATTACGTGTGCGATTTTGAAATGATGAGTTGGCAAACGACCTTGATTGAAAACTTTGCTGCTCATGTGACCTCTCCTTTTGCCCGGTGGTAATCTCATGGCTGGTTTATATGGTGGTGAGATCTTTTGCAAACGTTGCTGTGACTGATCCAGTCATCGTGGTTGCTAGGCCACGTGAGCCATTGGGTGTGGAAgaagtgaggctgtcgaaATGATCATACCTGTAAGATTGATATACATCGCAAGCCACATTACGGAAACCGGGTTTGGCGTCATGGAGTTTCCCGGAACGTCTCTCTCGGATTTAAACTTGATCAGTGAAGGAGGGTTCGGTCAAGGGAGAAAACTAGGCTTGTCAGTGCCTCGGTTATCTGGGAAGATAAGGCTGCATTCATCTTTAATCTTAACTTTGGGATATTTCAGCCGACAACATCCACTTGCCGTATATTTGCTGTGCATATTGAGAATGTCTCACGGCTCATCACGGCTCAGCGCAGGTTGATGCCACGGCAGTCCTAGCCCGCCTGAAAACTGCACGAGGTTCTAAAATTAAATATAAAAGCCATGGTTATATaccttggcaatgtcaccAGTCAGCTTCGGTGCCGGGACCGGCGGAAACTGATGTCTCGCACTTAATAGAGACAACAATTCCCTGCAAGGCAGGAGACAAGATGATAATTTAGCCAATAGACTACCAAACTGATGCGTCTCGCAAAGGCCATGTACTTGTAAGTAACGAGTACGGGATGAGTTAGTATAAATACAAGGCAACAATAAGAGAGTGACTTGTACGGTGGCCTCAATTCCAGGTTTAGGCAGTCTCGCGGACTTATTaggcaaggacaaggaaatAGCAGAAGGAGCAAAACAATCAGGTATAGAAAACTTTGACCATTTCTCAGAGGAAGC
It encodes the following:
- a CDS encoding GMC oxidoreductase (similar to Beauveria bassiana ARSEF 2860 XP_008602008.1) is translated as MLPTLVIHVSLMHLALAASNIQHPSPDDGHTRPNISFKYFVEAVTSLLGGDGATPSPLGYLQGKIGKPQEFDYIVVGGGAAGTVISYRLAEVGYDVALIEAGEYHEYSKPAFGSVPGLGAVFAGASALTQFNWTDWELYAETRDSTGGRMIHIPQGKGIGGSSSLNYMLYGIPPWSFFDKWADMVQDESYRSDNFQQFYARSATATNRTHSAGLSVWNDTRVFDNTDGPIQLSYTNFISPWTHWLKRGLDATGFRRPVDTEPSSLPFYLQPQLTVRPDDASKSTASEFILKAKLTNLARLRVFTSTEVTKIFFEKSKATGVYVTSSGNESLLKATREVILSAGAVKSPHLLMVSGIGPEDILREHNITTISSLRGVGQNLQDHVYFGVSYPVAVETADASVTNIEGFNKSLRRYEASANGILSSNGLELLAFEKLPPKYRHFSAQTDAHLSEIGRDWPEVEYISANGYIGSYQSDLFQSFNGTNHATILATLSAPTSRGNITIQAADMSQPPIISPNWLESKADQEVAIALFRRARDIFLSPVLRSIRLGVESWPGPDVQTDQQILDTVRRSFFTSGHLAGTCRMGQRGDEAAVVDNAARVLGVQGLRVVDASSLPILPPGHPIATMYAFAEKIADSIIREQIGIT
- a CDS encoding short-chain dehydrogenase (similar to Metarhizium acridum CQMa 102 XP_007813883.1), with translation MPKNFLITGAARGIGRGLTRHLLASNNRVFLIDHDTTELEHTASVLSKSHSSQVFSTYAADLRSPSAITSAVKEARSFFGGHLDCLVNNAAYTGGVGGLSLQDMTLEEWNKSIETNLTAPMLMTQACLDMLIAARGCVIHVSSTRALMSEPDNEAYSTTKAGLLGLTQSMAVSLGGRGVRVNALVPGWIHVGDECREADEKGGRWKDGLSEEDMRWHLTGRVGRVEDVVRAVEYLVDADGVSGVEMVVDGGVSRKMVYPE
- a CDS encoding LipA and NB-ARC domain-containing protein (similar to microsporum gypseum CBS 118893 XP_003176625.1) gives rise to the protein MVNSEPVYGVHDLRQGSPVAPKDISVDFVSIHGLGGHAFKTWTHSQTGTFWIRDLLPDRLPQVRTLAFGFNAKKTSNNAELDFEDVATQLIAGLNSHRTHEEAVTLPTPEAKLIASCAKGFVFFATPHCGSHLADFVSIFEVFSKIIVDPPNNFIRDLCTSSPKLLELDSDFKSFVREKSIPCTSFYEGERTRRNRLFRGTKIVEKASAQLFIENEEAICLNGDHINLVKFRNSSDERFRLVFDSLKKLVDKIRNAPKPKRMKEHNHIFVPFRPGRYFIGRHDELASLHNWLGDEDNYVPQAVALHGVGGVGKTQLAIKYAVDHSHLYEWVFFANAASAEVLRNDFRQMQHRVCESVDKDENFVEKILAWLTSQEDRWLLILDNANHLQDVSPYLSRLAHRGHIIVTTQDSRVDENEFIRAALHVRSLTPEASQELLFARSGLDPSNEGEAEAAKTLLAEIGHLPLAIDSAGAYMSVRRKSVTEYASLFHEYQKELLDQPRPFSNYERSVSGALELNFKEIDTRPDASALLSLLIFLNRAEVTEAFLKRGVTSQLSWGSNGEAMTVTPQENYVPEALIKLINNPIRLWDALEDLMSLSIITFGSAEDGAGSSFTLHPLYHKCAKHRMSRDLRRKHCAEALLFLAHAFPADEYILEKRDGVLTRAYIPHIIYAYESFKHPDNDLSIDFLDSFASPQSVQQVAGRLRPREVVAKLVLDGDLTYGQGEPKKNAYLLAWIDELLKDSTHLGLKARALSVRLVITYYENGNYAGGIRECEKFLDSVKQAQQSNQTTIDELTNAEIGIIHSTLAELLVTEVGSGSEQFVRSKALLKSWSPLKPEAPSRKETFALGAQARILGKVLKDHGEWAESETQFKVYLDKYAAKGTQPEGWSAGDLAHTLMEQDRAAEAEEILRTYLAARPVYQSMETRTPNRRSDTMYLEMLLGESLMLQEKYAESEALMQQLLEHFFSFGNLWHFEKFRVAFVMTVLARIHHLRGDYYPAIMYWNQMIDYCANKMDVDEQKGKWDRQSFMPLIAELSLSDCYFELGKAEIGRQRQAHSLLLLEKTDGQSWILGLGTYWLNELMTKARKWAAAGVYELDAKLSYQSSVTELPQEAA